In a single window of the Euleptes europaea isolate rEulEur1 chromosome 4, rEulEur1.hap1, whole genome shotgun sequence genome:
- the DUSP13A gene encoding LOW QUALITY PROTEIN: dual specificity protein phosphatase 13 (The sequence of the model RefSeq protein was modified relative to this genomic sequence to represent the inferred CDS: substituted 1 base at 1 genomic stop codon): MAILAGERRQGVAASLRMAEEDTVLSADPECSRAPPAETPTVKELEELLNTGRPSCNHVDEVWPNLFLGDHITAHSRFGLWKMGISHILNAAHGTLFCHEPHDFYGATIEYYGVPAHDLPDFDISPYFYPAAEFIHKALSAPGAKILVHCAVGISRSSSLVLAYLMIYHHLPLTEAIEAVKKHRWIFPNRGFQEQLRNLDIQLRLRXTKAKVLFTSSSRMSQKFIFTSG, encoded by the exons ATGGCCATCCttgcaggtgaaag AAGACAAGGAGTGGCGGCTTCCCTTAGGATGGCTGAAGAGGACACGGTGCTGTCCGCAGACCCCGAATGCTCCAGAGCACCCCCAGCTGAGACCCCCACTGTGAAAGAGCTGGAAGAGCTCTTGAACACGGGGAGACCCTCCTGTAACCACGTCGATGAAGTTTGGCCTAACCTCTTCTTAGGAGATCA CATTACAGCTCACAGCCGGTTTGGTTTATGGAAGATGGGCATCAGCcacattttaaatgctgctcACGGGACACTGTTTTGCCACGAACCCCATGATTTTTATGGAGCCACCATTGAATATTATGGAGTACCAGCGCACGACCTACCGGATTTTGACATAAGCCCATATTTTTACCCTGCGGCAGAATTTATACACAAAGCCTTGAGCGCCCCAGGAG CCAAAATCTTAGTGCACTGTGCCGTTGGGATAAGCCGTTCGTCTTCCTTGGTCCTGGCCTACCTCATGATCTACCACCACCTCCCTTTGACGGAAGCGATCGAGGCGGTGAAAAAGCACCGGTGGATTTTCCCCAATCGAGGCTTCCAGGAACAGCTGAGAAATCTGGACATTCAGCTCAGACTGCGCTAAACAAAGGCAAAAGTACTCTTTACATCAAGTTCTCGAATGTCACAGAAATTCATATTCACGTCAG GGTGA
- the LOC130476367 gene encoding dual specificity protein phosphatase 26-like: protein MTASRSLHKTSSLESSALPIAELERVLDGCRMELKEVDEVWPHLYLGNIVIAHDKDELRRLGITHILNAAHGAWGSQGCQLFYGQEIHYHGIAAEDTPDFNLSVHFHPASEYIHKALSAPQGKILVHCILGKSRSATLVLAYLMICHSFSLRDAVEKVLLHRAISPNCGFLKQLRDLDLELRYKMNPCQLL from the exons ATGACGGCCTCCAGGTCCCTTCACAAAACAAGCAGCCTCGAATCTTCTGCGCTTCCCATCGCAGAACTGGAACGTGTCCTGGACGGTTGCAGGATGGAATTGAAGGAGGTGGACGAAGTCTGGCCCCATCTTTATCTCGGTAACAT CGTGATAGCCCATGACAAGGACGAACTGCGGCGACTGGGCATCACTCACATACTGAACGCTGCGCATGGAGCTTGGGGAAGCCAAGGATGCCAACTCTTCTATGGTCAGGAAATCCATTACCACGGAATAGCAGCAGAAGACACCCCTGACTTCAACCTGAGTGTCCATTTCCACCCTGCTTCAGAGTATATCCACAAAGCACTGAGCGCTCCCCAAG GGAAGATTTTGGTTCACTGCATCCTCGGTAAAAGCCGATCAGCAACCTTGGTGCTGGCTTATCTCATGATCTGCCACAGCTTTTCACTGAGGGATGCTGTGGAAAAGGTCCTCCTGCACAGAGCCATCTCCCCAAACTGTGGGTTCCTGAAACAGCTGCGAGATCTTGATCTGGAGTTGCGGTACAAGATGAACCCGTGTCAACTTCTGTAA